A region from the Microcella frigidaquae genome encodes:
- a CDS encoding phosphotransferase — protein sequence MVRRSPLTLAALATSAVPGLAVTSAAPLGGTGGDVDSALLTASDGRTLVIRVPRTPAAESEQSADLVAVRALSDGVRARLPFGVPRMVGQAPVDGTRAIVSEFVDGVPVRLGELTPGLAASIGRAIAAIHALPTNVVADVGLPQLRAIDVMREAVTTLDRAAATGLVPAGLLQRWELAADDAALWQFTPTVVNGALSASSFLSVGDSVTGLLGWARLHVGDPARDLFWLLGADDSEVPEVAFDAYHQARGVHDRDIARRATFAAELELARWLLHGADQRSTEIVDDAVGMLHALLDRVGGDLVNPLAGEATAPSGMAEVDELLERGVPRGPGSAA from the coding sequence ATGGTCCGCCGCTCGCCTCTCACTCTAGCCGCGCTCGCGACCTCGGCCGTGCCCGGTCTCGCGGTCACGAGCGCCGCCCCGCTGGGCGGCACGGGCGGTGACGTCGACAGTGCCCTGCTGACGGCGAGCGACGGCCGCACGCTCGTGATCCGCGTGCCGCGCACGCCCGCCGCCGAGAGCGAGCAGTCGGCCGACCTGGTCGCGGTGCGCGCTCTCAGCGACGGCGTCCGGGCCCGCCTGCCGTTCGGGGTGCCCCGCATGGTCGGGCAGGCTCCCGTCGACGGCACCCGCGCGATCGTCTCGGAGTTCGTCGATGGCGTGCCGGTGCGCCTCGGCGAGCTCACACCCGGTCTGGCCGCCTCGATCGGCCGGGCGATCGCGGCGATCCACGCCCTGCCCACGAACGTTGTCGCCGACGTGGGTCTGCCGCAGCTGCGCGCCATCGACGTCATGCGCGAGGCCGTCACGACCCTCGATCGTGCCGCCGCGACCGGACTCGTGCCCGCCGGACTGCTGCAGCGCTGGGAGCTCGCCGCCGACGATGCGGCCCTGTGGCAGTTCACCCCCACGGTCGTCAACGGCGCTCTCTCGGCGAGCTCGTTCCTCAGCGTCGGCGACTCGGTCACCGGCCTGCTCGGCTGGGCGCGCCTGCACGTCGGCGACCCTGCGCGCGACCTGTTCTGGCTGCTCGGTGCCGACGACTCCGAGGTGCCCGAGGTGGCCTTCGACGCCTACCACCAGGCGCGGGGGGTGCACGACCGCGATATCGCGCGCCGGGCGACCTTCGCCGCCGAGCTCGAGCTGGCCCGCTGGCTGCTGCATGGCGCCGACCAGCGCTCGACCGAGATCGTCGACGATGCGGTCGGGATGCTGCACGCGCTGCTCGACCGCGTCGGCGGTGACCTCGTGAACCCGCTGGCCGGCGAGGCGACGGCTCCGAGCGGCATGGCCGAGGTCGACGAGCTGCTCGAGCGCGGCGTGCCGCGCGGCCCCGGCTCGGCCGCCTAG